A DNA window from Anastrepha obliqua isolate idAnaObli1 chromosome 5, idAnaObli1_1.0, whole genome shotgun sequence contains the following coding sequences:
- the LOC129248136 gene encoding hepatocyte growth factor-regulated tyrosine kinase substrate isoform X1 gives MFKSSFEKNLENATSHLRLEPDWPSILLICDEINQKDVMAKTAFAAIKKKMNSPNPHSACYALLVLESVVKNCGAPVHDEVFTKENCEMFSNFLEQTPHENVRQKMLELVQTWAYAFRSSEKYQAIKDTMTILKAKGHTFPELKEADAMFTADTAPIWADGKVCHRCRVEFTFTNRKHHCRNCGQVFCGQCSAKQCPLPKFGIEKDVRICDGCYTLLQRPNSKPALRAAESDLPAEYLNSSLSQQVQVSTPPRKSEQELKEEEELQLALALSQSEAEEKKKQQQQHSLSAYRLQQRSPSPEAPPAPKEYQQEETNPDLAKYLNRSYWEQRKVNESPLASPSAPSPMPTPQPQQAPTQPKLADEVQIDEFAANMRAQVDIFVNRMKSNSSRGRSISNDSSVQTLFMNLTSLHSQQLSYIKEMDDKRMWYEQLQDKLAQIKDSRAALDVLRQEHVEKLRRLAEEQERQRQIQMAQKLEIMRKKKQEYLQYQRQLALQRIQEQEREMQLRQEQQKAQYLMGQTAFPFMPPGAVAGPQSSPSHQMNNVYNPYAFNPNSPGPMSAGGGAQFNAPGGMINAPGAPPLGPSSMQPGMYAPGSVLPNQPNQHPGMMLQQGPLPPQGMMPGGPQMSDGMSAVQAQQPPNPALGSLAPQPQQQQHMQQQQHPSQLAHVMLQQQNVLQNHQPIQTGVQMPPQTAHQLPPQQQQPTQQHQQQQQQQQQIQLQAVAAAPAPPQSEPEPAAPPAAPEEPATAELISFD, from the exons atgtttaagtcaagctttgaaaaaaatcttg AAAATGCTACCAGCCATTTGCGACTGGAGCCCGACTGGCCttcaattttacttatttgtgaTGAAATTAACCAAAAAGATGTCAT GGCTAAAACTGCCTTTGCTgcgattaagaaaaaaatgaattcaccCAATCCACATTCTGCTTGCTACGCACTATTGGTATTGGAGAGTGTTGTAAAGAATTGCGGAGCACCGGTTCATGACGAAGTGTTTACCAAGGAGAATTGTGAAATGTTTAGTAATTTCTTGGAGCAGACACCGCATGAGAATGTGCGTCAAAAAATGTTGGAACTGGTGCAGACATGGGCATATGCTTTTCGTTCGTCTGAGAAATATCAGGCAATAAAG GATACCATGACCATATTAAAAGCTAAGGGGCACACCTTCCCAGAACTAAAGGAAGCAGACGCCATGTTCACTGCAGATACGGCACCAATTTGGGCGGATGGTAAAGTGTGCCACCGTTGTCGCGTTGAGTTTACGTTTACCAATCGGAAACATCACTGCCGCAATTGTGGACAAGTGTTCTGTGGGCAGTGCTCGGCCAAGCAATGTCCGCTGCCTAAATTTGGCATTGAAAAAGAT GTACGTATATGTGACGGCTGTTATACTTTGCTGCAACGACCAAATTCAAAACCAGCACTGCGCGCCGCTGAAAGTGACTTGCCTGCGGAATATCTTAATAGTTCACTATCGCAGCAAGTGCAGGTGAGT ACACCACCGCGCAAAAGCGAGCAAGaactaaaagaagaagaagagctgCAGCTAGCTCTAGCGCTGAGTCAATCAGAGGCCGAGGAAAAgaagaagcaacaacaacaacat TCATTGTCTGCTTATCGTTTGCAACAACGTTCGCCTAGTCCTGAGGCACCGCCAGCACCGAAGGAATATCAGCAAGAGGAAACAAATCCAGATTTGGCAAAATACTTGAATCGCTCTTACTGGGAGCAACGCAAAGTGAACGAATCTCCATTGGCAAGTCCATCGGCACCAAGTCCAATGCCAACACCACAACCACAGCAGGCACCAACTCAGCCAAAG TTAGCTGACGAGGTACAAATTGACGAGTTCGCGGCAAATATGCGCGCCCAGGTGGACATATTTGTTAATCGCATGAAATCGAACTCCAGTCGCGGTCGTAGTATTTCAAACGATTCTTCGGTGCAAACACTCTTCATGAACTTAACTTCGCTACATTCGCAACAACTTTCCTACATCAAAGAGATGGATGACAAACGAATGTGGTATGAACAACTGCAGGATAAATTGGCGCAAATCAAAGATTCGCGTGCTGCACTGGATGTGCTGCGCCAGGAACATGTAGAGAAGCTGCGTCGCCTTGCCGAGGAGCAAGAGCGCCAGCGACAAATTCAGATGGCACAGAAATTAGAGATAATGCGAAAGAAGAAGCAGGAATATTTGCAATATCAACGTCAGCTTGCACTGCAACGCATACAGGAACAGGAACGCGAAATGCAACTGCGTCAAGAGCAGCAGAAAGCTCAATATCTCATGGGTCAGACCGCTTTCCCATTTATGCCACCCGGTGCTGTGGCTGGCCCACAAAGTTCACCTTCgcatcaaatgaataatgtttatAATCCTTACGCCTTTAATCCTAATTCACCGGGACCAATGAGCGCAGGCGGTGGCGCTCAATTTAATGCACCTGGCGGCATGATTAATGCGCCAGGAGCACCTCCTTTGGGACCAAGTTCCATGCAGCCAGGGATGTATGCGCCAGGAAGCGTGTTGCCAAATCAGCCAAATCAACATCCAGGGATGATGTTGCAGCAGGGGCCGCTGCCACCGCAGGGTATGATGCCAGGTGGACCGCAAATGAGTGACGGCATGTCGGCTGTGCAAG cTCAACAACCACCGAATCCGGCTTTAGGATCATTAGCACcgcaaccacaacaacagcaacatatgcaacaacaacagcatcctTCGCAGTTGGCTCACGTTATGCTACAACAGCAAAACGTACTGCAAAATCATCAACCCATACAAACAGGCGTTCAAATGCCACCACAAACGGCACATCAATTaccgccacaacaacaacaaccaacacagcagcatcaacagcaacaacaacaacaacaacaaatacagttACAAGCAGTTGCCGCTGCACCGGCACCACCACAATCGGAGCCGGAGCCGGCGGCACCGCCAGCCGCACCCGAAGAACCAGCTACAGCGGAGCTAATAAgctttgattaa
- the LOC129248136 gene encoding hepatocyte growth factor-regulated tyrosine kinase substrate isoform X3: MFKSSFEKNLENATSHLRLEPDWPSILLICDEINQKDVMAKTAFAAIKKKMNSPNPHSACYALLVLESVVKNCGAPVHDEVFTKENCEMFSNFLEQTPHENVRQKMLELVQTWAYAFRSSEKYQAIKDTMTILKAKGHTFPELKEADAMFTADTAPIWADGKVCHRCRVEFTFTNRKHHCRNCGQVFCGQCSAKQCPLPKFGIEKDVRICDGCYTLLQRPNSKPALRAAESDLPAEYLNSSLSQQVQVSTPPRKSEQELKEEEELQLALALSQSEAEEKKKQQQQHSLSAYRLQQRSPSPEAPPAPKEYQQEETNPDLAKYLNRSYWEQRKVNESPLASPSAPSPMPTPQPQQAPTQPKLADEVQIDEFAANMRAQVDIFVNRMKSNSSRGRSISNDSSVQTLFMNLTSLHSQQLSYIKEMDDKRMWYEQLQDKLAQIKDSRAALDVLRQEHVEKLRRLAEEQERQRQIQMAQKLEIMRKKKQEYLQYQRQLALQRIQEQEREMQLRQEQQKAQYLMGQTAFPFMPPGAVAGPQSSPSHQMNNVYNPYAFNPNSPGPMSAGGGAQFNAPGGMINAPGAPPLGPSSMQPGMYAPGSVLPNQPNQHPGMMLQQGPLPPQGMMPGGPQMSDGMSAVQGSLAPQPQQQQHMQQQQHPSQLAHVMLQQQNVLQNHQPIQTGVQMPPQTAHQLPPQQQQPTQQHQQQQQQQQQIQLQAVAAAPAPPQSEPEPAAPPAAPEEPATAELISFD, translated from the exons atgtttaagtcaagctttgaaaaaaatcttg AAAATGCTACCAGCCATTTGCGACTGGAGCCCGACTGGCCttcaattttacttatttgtgaTGAAATTAACCAAAAAGATGTCAT GGCTAAAACTGCCTTTGCTgcgattaagaaaaaaatgaattcaccCAATCCACATTCTGCTTGCTACGCACTATTGGTATTGGAGAGTGTTGTAAAGAATTGCGGAGCACCGGTTCATGACGAAGTGTTTACCAAGGAGAATTGTGAAATGTTTAGTAATTTCTTGGAGCAGACACCGCATGAGAATGTGCGTCAAAAAATGTTGGAACTGGTGCAGACATGGGCATATGCTTTTCGTTCGTCTGAGAAATATCAGGCAATAAAG GATACCATGACCATATTAAAAGCTAAGGGGCACACCTTCCCAGAACTAAAGGAAGCAGACGCCATGTTCACTGCAGATACGGCACCAATTTGGGCGGATGGTAAAGTGTGCCACCGTTGTCGCGTTGAGTTTACGTTTACCAATCGGAAACATCACTGCCGCAATTGTGGACAAGTGTTCTGTGGGCAGTGCTCGGCCAAGCAATGTCCGCTGCCTAAATTTGGCATTGAAAAAGAT GTACGTATATGTGACGGCTGTTATACTTTGCTGCAACGACCAAATTCAAAACCAGCACTGCGCGCCGCTGAAAGTGACTTGCCTGCGGAATATCTTAATAGTTCACTATCGCAGCAAGTGCAGGTGAGT ACACCACCGCGCAAAAGCGAGCAAGaactaaaagaagaagaagagctgCAGCTAGCTCTAGCGCTGAGTCAATCAGAGGCCGAGGAAAAgaagaagcaacaacaacaacat TCATTGTCTGCTTATCGTTTGCAACAACGTTCGCCTAGTCCTGAGGCACCGCCAGCACCGAAGGAATATCAGCAAGAGGAAACAAATCCAGATTTGGCAAAATACTTGAATCGCTCTTACTGGGAGCAACGCAAAGTGAACGAATCTCCATTGGCAAGTCCATCGGCACCAAGTCCAATGCCAACACCACAACCACAGCAGGCACCAACTCAGCCAAAG TTAGCTGACGAGGTACAAATTGACGAGTTCGCGGCAAATATGCGCGCCCAGGTGGACATATTTGTTAATCGCATGAAATCGAACTCCAGTCGCGGTCGTAGTATTTCAAACGATTCTTCGGTGCAAACACTCTTCATGAACTTAACTTCGCTACATTCGCAACAACTTTCCTACATCAAAGAGATGGATGACAAACGAATGTGGTATGAACAACTGCAGGATAAATTGGCGCAAATCAAAGATTCGCGTGCTGCACTGGATGTGCTGCGCCAGGAACATGTAGAGAAGCTGCGTCGCCTTGCCGAGGAGCAAGAGCGCCAGCGACAAATTCAGATGGCACAGAAATTAGAGATAATGCGAAAGAAGAAGCAGGAATATTTGCAATATCAACGTCAGCTTGCACTGCAACGCATACAGGAACAGGAACGCGAAATGCAACTGCGTCAAGAGCAGCAGAAAGCTCAATATCTCATGGGTCAGACCGCTTTCCCATTTATGCCACCCGGTGCTGTGGCTGGCCCACAAAGTTCACCTTCgcatcaaatgaataatgtttatAATCCTTACGCCTTTAATCCTAATTCACCGGGACCAATGAGCGCAGGCGGTGGCGCTCAATTTAATGCACCTGGCGGCATGATTAATGCGCCAGGAGCACCTCCTTTGGGACCAAGTTCCATGCAGCCAGGGATGTATGCGCCAGGAAGCGTGTTGCCAAATCAGCCAAATCAACATCCAGGGATGATGTTGCAGCAGGGGCCGCTGCCACCGCAGGGTATGATGCCAGGTGGACCGCAAATGAGTGACGGCATGTCGGCTGTGCAAG GATCATTAGCACcgcaaccacaacaacagcaacatatgcaacaacaacagcatcctTCGCAGTTGGCTCACGTTATGCTACAACAGCAAAACGTACTGCAAAATCATCAACCCATACAAACAGGCGTTCAAATGCCACCACAAACGGCACATCAATTaccgccacaacaacaacaaccaacacagcagcatcaacagcaacaacaacaacaacaacaaatacagttACAAGCAGTTGCCGCTGCACCGGCACCACCACAATCGGAGCCGGAGCCGGCGGCACCGCCAGCCGCACCCGAAGAACCAGCTACAGCGGAGCTAATAAgctttgattaa
- the LOC129248136 gene encoding hepatocyte growth factor-regulated tyrosine kinase substrate isoform X2, with translation MFKSSFEKNLENATSHLRLEPDWPSILLICDEINQKDVMAKTAFAAIKKKMNSPNPHSACYALLVLESVVKNCGAPVHDEVFTKENCEMFSNFLEQTPHENVRQKMLELVQTWAYAFRSSEKYQAIKDTMTILKAKGHTFPELKEADAMFTADTAPIWADGKVCHRCRVEFTFTNRKHHCRNCGQVFCGQCSAKQCPLPKFGIEKDVRICDGCYTLLQRPNSKPALRAAESDLPAEYLNSSLSQQVQTPPRKSEQELKEEEELQLALALSQSEAEEKKKQQQQHSLSAYRLQQRSPSPEAPPAPKEYQQEETNPDLAKYLNRSYWEQRKVNESPLASPSAPSPMPTPQPQQAPTQPKLADEVQIDEFAANMRAQVDIFVNRMKSNSSRGRSISNDSSVQTLFMNLTSLHSQQLSYIKEMDDKRMWYEQLQDKLAQIKDSRAALDVLRQEHVEKLRRLAEEQERQRQIQMAQKLEIMRKKKQEYLQYQRQLALQRIQEQEREMQLRQEQQKAQYLMGQTAFPFMPPGAVAGPQSSPSHQMNNVYNPYAFNPNSPGPMSAGGGAQFNAPGGMINAPGAPPLGPSSMQPGMYAPGSVLPNQPNQHPGMMLQQGPLPPQGMMPGGPQMSDGMSAVQAQQPPNPALGSLAPQPQQQQHMQQQQHPSQLAHVMLQQQNVLQNHQPIQTGVQMPPQTAHQLPPQQQQPTQQHQQQQQQQQQIQLQAVAAAPAPPQSEPEPAAPPAAPEEPATAELISFD, from the exons atgtttaagtcaagctttgaaaaaaatcttg AAAATGCTACCAGCCATTTGCGACTGGAGCCCGACTGGCCttcaattttacttatttgtgaTGAAATTAACCAAAAAGATGTCAT GGCTAAAACTGCCTTTGCTgcgattaagaaaaaaatgaattcaccCAATCCACATTCTGCTTGCTACGCACTATTGGTATTGGAGAGTGTTGTAAAGAATTGCGGAGCACCGGTTCATGACGAAGTGTTTACCAAGGAGAATTGTGAAATGTTTAGTAATTTCTTGGAGCAGACACCGCATGAGAATGTGCGTCAAAAAATGTTGGAACTGGTGCAGACATGGGCATATGCTTTTCGTTCGTCTGAGAAATATCAGGCAATAAAG GATACCATGACCATATTAAAAGCTAAGGGGCACACCTTCCCAGAACTAAAGGAAGCAGACGCCATGTTCACTGCAGATACGGCACCAATTTGGGCGGATGGTAAAGTGTGCCACCGTTGTCGCGTTGAGTTTACGTTTACCAATCGGAAACATCACTGCCGCAATTGTGGACAAGTGTTCTGTGGGCAGTGCTCGGCCAAGCAATGTCCGCTGCCTAAATTTGGCATTGAAAAAGAT GTACGTATATGTGACGGCTGTTATACTTTGCTGCAACGACCAAATTCAAAACCAGCACTGCGCGCCGCTGAAAGTGACTTGCCTGCGGAATATCTTAATAGTTCACTATCGCAGCAAGTGCAG ACACCACCGCGCAAAAGCGAGCAAGaactaaaagaagaagaagagctgCAGCTAGCTCTAGCGCTGAGTCAATCAGAGGCCGAGGAAAAgaagaagcaacaacaacaacat TCATTGTCTGCTTATCGTTTGCAACAACGTTCGCCTAGTCCTGAGGCACCGCCAGCACCGAAGGAATATCAGCAAGAGGAAACAAATCCAGATTTGGCAAAATACTTGAATCGCTCTTACTGGGAGCAACGCAAAGTGAACGAATCTCCATTGGCAAGTCCATCGGCACCAAGTCCAATGCCAACACCACAACCACAGCAGGCACCAACTCAGCCAAAG TTAGCTGACGAGGTACAAATTGACGAGTTCGCGGCAAATATGCGCGCCCAGGTGGACATATTTGTTAATCGCATGAAATCGAACTCCAGTCGCGGTCGTAGTATTTCAAACGATTCTTCGGTGCAAACACTCTTCATGAACTTAACTTCGCTACATTCGCAACAACTTTCCTACATCAAAGAGATGGATGACAAACGAATGTGGTATGAACAACTGCAGGATAAATTGGCGCAAATCAAAGATTCGCGTGCTGCACTGGATGTGCTGCGCCAGGAACATGTAGAGAAGCTGCGTCGCCTTGCCGAGGAGCAAGAGCGCCAGCGACAAATTCAGATGGCACAGAAATTAGAGATAATGCGAAAGAAGAAGCAGGAATATTTGCAATATCAACGTCAGCTTGCACTGCAACGCATACAGGAACAGGAACGCGAAATGCAACTGCGTCAAGAGCAGCAGAAAGCTCAATATCTCATGGGTCAGACCGCTTTCCCATTTATGCCACCCGGTGCTGTGGCTGGCCCACAAAGTTCACCTTCgcatcaaatgaataatgtttatAATCCTTACGCCTTTAATCCTAATTCACCGGGACCAATGAGCGCAGGCGGTGGCGCTCAATTTAATGCACCTGGCGGCATGATTAATGCGCCAGGAGCACCTCCTTTGGGACCAAGTTCCATGCAGCCAGGGATGTATGCGCCAGGAAGCGTGTTGCCAAATCAGCCAAATCAACATCCAGGGATGATGTTGCAGCAGGGGCCGCTGCCACCGCAGGGTATGATGCCAGGTGGACCGCAAATGAGTGACGGCATGTCGGCTGTGCAAG cTCAACAACCACCGAATCCGGCTTTAGGATCATTAGCACcgcaaccacaacaacagcaacatatgcaacaacaacagcatcctTCGCAGTTGGCTCACGTTATGCTACAACAGCAAAACGTACTGCAAAATCATCAACCCATACAAACAGGCGTTCAAATGCCACCACAAACGGCACATCAATTaccgccacaacaacaacaaccaacacagcagcatcaacagcaacaacaacaacaacaacaaatacagttACAAGCAGTTGCCGCTGCACCGGCACCACCACAATCGGAGCCGGAGCCGGCGGCACCGCCAGCCGCACCCGAAGAACCAGCTACAGCGGAGCTAATAAgctttgattaa